A genomic stretch from Numida meleagris isolate 19003 breed g44 Domestic line chromosome 2, NumMel1.0, whole genome shotgun sequence includes:
- the GLIPR2 gene encoding Golgi-associated plant pathogenesis-related protein 1, translating to MGKSASKQFAEEVLKAHNDYRKKHGVPPLKLCKNLNRGAQQYAEELAASRVLRHSSESANGKCGENLAWASYDQPGKDVADRWYSEIKNYSFQNPGFSSGTGHFTAMVWKNTKKMGVGKASASDGSTFVVARYDPAGNVVNPGYYEENVLPPRK from the exons ATGGGAAAATCAG CTTCCAAACAATTTGCTGAAGAGGTCTTGAAAGCACACAATGACTACAGGAAGAAACACGGAGTCCCCCCATTAAAACTCTGCAAGAACTTAAACAGAGGAGCCCAACA GTATGCAGAAGAACTGGCAGCCTCGAGGGTcctcagacacagctctgagTCTGCTAATGGAAAATGTGGAGAAAACTTGGCCTGGGCATCCTACGATCAACCAG gGAAGGATGTTGCTGACAGATGGTACAGTGAAATAAAGAATTACAGCTTTCAAAACCCAGGGTTTTCTTCAGGGACAG gTCATTTCACAGCAATGGTTtggaagaacacaaagaaaatgggAGTTGGAAAAGCATCTGCTAGTGATGGGTCTACATTTGTGGTAGCTAGGTACGATCCAGCTGGAAATGTAGTAAATCCAGgctactatgaagaaaatgtcCTTCCTCCAAGAAAATAA